From the Nitrospinota bacterium genome, the window AGAATGATTTCGTAGAGAAGGTCTGCCGCGATAGTGGCGGGAAACTCTTCGCTCTGGCAGGATACAATCCGCAGAGAGACAGTCTTGAGCAGATAATCCCCTACCTCAATAAAAAGGGGATATTCAAAGGTATAAAGCTACATCCCCGACGGGACAACTTCTCTCCCCATGATGAAAGATTGACCCCTCTTTACGAGGAGATTTCAAGGCGTGGCGCAGTTATAAATTTCGACGCCATGGCTCATACCTCCCATCTCCCTATGGACGAGATACGGCCTTCCTCATTCGACAAACTGGCAAAAAGGTTTCCCGATCTGAAAATGATCCTTTCACACTCATGCGTACCCTGGGTTATGGAAGCCTTTTTCACCGCTAAATCGAATAAGAACGTATTCCTTGACTGCTCATTTATCATGGACAAATTCAAAAACTCTTCCGTTTTCACCGACCTGCTGTATACCGCCGAACATCTCGACAGGAAACTGATCTATGGCTCCGATTTTCCCGAGAGGTCGATATCCGGCTACCTCTCGTTCGCGATGGAAAGTTTCGGAAAACTTTCCGAGGAGAAGCGGTCGAACATCTTCAGCAGGAACGCGATAAACCTATTTGAACTCGAATGAACAGAAGAACGGTAATGGTGCTCGGAGGGAACCTCTATTCGGAGCCGTCGGTTCAATCGCTCAAGGAAGCCGGTTTCAGGATCGTACTGGTAGACGGCAATCCTGATGCCCCATGCTTTAAACATGTCGATGCAAGGGGTGATTTTTCCTTTCGGGATATTGAAAGATGTCTGGAGCTTGCAAAAGCTGAAAATATCGGCGCAGTGCTCCCAACCCACGA encodes:
- a CDS encoding amidohydrolase; translation: MNGNGIVDAHLHISETGKWISDGYDASLSRLTAEMEKVGIRYGVILSLSSLDQNDFVEKVCRDSGGKLFALAGYNPQRDSLEQIIPYLNKKGIFKGIKLHPRRDNFSPHDERLTPLYEEISRRGAVINFDAMAHTSHLPMDEIRPSSFDKLAKRFPDLKMILSHSCVPWVMEAFFTAKSNKNVFLDCSFIMDKFKNSSVFTDLLYTAEHLDRKLIYGSDFPERSISGYLSFAMESFGKLSEEKRSNIFSRNAINLFELE